The Flavobacterium sp. 123 genome contains a region encoding:
- a CDS encoding nucleotide exchange factor GrpE: protein MKFKNIFKNKGNMTTENTEIDQEIDDATLEKNANGEQIIIDEELSVEEQLTQDLAREKDKFLRLFAEFENYKRRTSKERIELFKTANQEVLLAMLPVLDDFDRALVEISKSEDELLLKGVELIHEKLKNTLVSKGLEQVDVKAGDSFDADFAEAITQIPAPSDKMKGKIVDVLEKGYKLGDKIIRFPKVVIGQ from the coding sequence ATGAAGTTTAAGAATATTTTTAAAAATAAGGGTAATATGACTACTGAAAATACAGAAATCGATCAAGAAATAGATGATGCAACATTGGAAAAAAATGCAAATGGTGAACAAATCATTATTGATGAGGAATTAAGTGTTGAGGAGCAATTAACACAAGATTTGGCAAGAGAAAAAGACAAATTTTTACGATTATTTGCTGAATTTGAAAATTACAAAAGAAGAACTTCAAAAGAACGTATTGAATTGTTTAAAACAGCAAATCAAGAGGTTTTGTTAGCGATGCTTCCTGTTTTGGATGATTTTGACAGAGCTTTAGTTGAAATCAGTAAATCAGAAGATGAGTTACTATTGAAAGGGGTTGAACTTATTCACGAAAAACTAAAAAATACTTTAGTTTCAAAAGGATTGGAACAAGTTGATGTTAAGGCAGGAGATTCTTTTGATGCGGATTTTGCAGAAGCAATTACTCAAATTCCAGCTCCATCAGATAAGATGAAAGGGAAAATTGTTGATGTTCTTGAAAAAGGATACAAATTAGGAGATAAAATTATACGTTTTCCTAAAGTTGTTATTGGACAGTAG
- a CDS encoding ABC transporter permease, with protein sequence MFKLFRENVRIAFGSIRTQLLRTILTVLIIAIGITALVGILTVVAALENTISSDFASMGANTFNINQYENETRNRGRQEREIINPIISYPEAVAFKNKFKYPFTETSLSFTATSTAEVKYQSTKTDPEITVVGVDEHFITNSGLETSLGRNFNGFDIDNNTYACVVGSDFEKGLLKDMNPIDKIISIRGAKFKVIGVLKEKGSTFGNSQDLRVLIPIQVARSLFTAPNINYTMSIMVGKKELLDQAIDNATSTMRRVRKLSPVKDNNFGVVRSDDLINRILGITKYLGLASWLIGIITVLGSSIALMNIMIVSVTERTREIGVRKALGAKKTTIAFQFFIETLLIGQLGGLVGIIFGILIGFGIATAMSFVFVIPWGAIMSAFITSFAVAIVSGLYPAIKAAKLDPIEALRYE encoded by the coding sequence ATGTTTAAATTATTCCGCGAAAACGTCCGAATTGCTTTTGGTTCTATTAGAACACAATTGTTGCGCACCATACTTACTGTATTGATTATTGCTATTGGAATTACTGCTTTGGTAGGGATTCTTACGGTAGTTGCAGCACTTGAGAACACTATTTCATCTGATTTTGCTTCGATGGGCGCTAACACATTCAATATCAACCAATACGAAAACGAAACCCGAAATCGTGGGCGTCAAGAACGCGAAATTATAAATCCAATTATTTCGTATCCAGAAGCGGTAGCTTTCAAAAACAAATTTAAATATCCATTTACAGAAACTTCTCTTTCATTTACTGCTACTTCTACAGCCGAAGTAAAATACCAATCTACAAAAACAGATCCTGAAATAACTGTTGTGGGAGTTGATGAACATTTTATAACGAACTCTGGTTTAGAAACTAGTTTAGGTCGAAATTTTAATGGATTTGATATTGACAACAACACTTATGCTTGCGTAGTAGGTTCGGATTTTGAAAAAGGGCTACTAAAAGACATGAACCCAATTGACAAAATAATTTCCATACGAGGTGCAAAGTTTAAAGTTATTGGAGTATTGAAAGAAAAAGGCTCAACCTTTGGCAACAGCCAAGATTTAAGAGTTTTAATTCCTATTCAAGTAGCGCGTTCTTTATTTACTGCGCCAAATATCAATTATACGATGAGTATTATGGTTGGCAAAAAAGAATTGCTAGACCAAGCCATTGACAATGCTACCAGTACCATGCGAAGAGTACGCAAACTGAGTCCCGTGAAAGACAATAATTTTGGCGTAGTCCGTAGTGATGATCTTATTAATAGAATTCTAGGTATTACTAAATATCTTGGGCTTGCGTCCTGGCTTATTGGCATCATCACCGTTCTAGGTTCTTCGATAGCTTTGATGAATATCATGATTGTATCCGTAACGGAGCGTACCCGTGAAATTGGCGTTCGAAAAGCTTTAGGAGCTAAAAAAACAACTATTGCTTTTCAGTTTTTTATTGAAACCCTATTAATAGGACAATTAGGCGGTTTAGTCGGAATTATTTTCGGTATCTTAATTGGTTTTGGTATTGCAACTGCCATGAGTTTTGTATTTGTAATTCCGTGGGGAGCAATTATGTCTGCTTTTATAACCAGTTTTGCTGTGGCAATAGTTTCTGGATTATATCCAGCCATCAAAGCTGCAAAACTTGATCCAATTGAAGCTTTACGCTATGAATAA
- the dnaJ gene encoding molecular chaperone DnaJ: MKKDFYEILGISKNADAAEIKKAYRKSAIKFHPDKNPGDKEAEEKFKLAAEAYEVLSDPQKKAKYDQYGHQAFDGSGGFGGGHGGMNMDDIFSQFGDIFGGGFGGFSGNGGGRGGVRRAKGSNLRIKVKLTLEEIANGVEKKVKVKRKVQAPGVSYKTCSTCNGQGQVMRVTNTILGRMQSASTCPTCGGSGQILDKKPAEADSQGMILEDETVSIKIPAGVVDGMQLKVSNKGNDAPGNSIPGDLIVAIEEVEHEFLKREGENLHYDLYVSFSEAVLGISKDIEAINGKVRIKLEEGIQSGKILRLKGKGIPSLNGYGNGDLLVHVNVWTPKTLNKEQKQFFEKNIADENFIPNPEKSDKSFFEKVKDMFS; this comes from the coding sequence ATGAAAAAAGATTTTTACGAGATATTAGGCATTTCAAAAAATGCTGACGCTGCTGAAATTAAAAAGGCATACAGAAAAAGCGCAATTAAATTCCATCCAGACAAAAATCCAGGCGACAAAGAGGCAGAAGAAAAATTCAAATTAGCCGCTGAAGCATACGAAGTTTTGAGTGATCCTCAGAAAAAAGCTAAATATGATCAGTACGGACATCAAGCTTTTGATGGTTCAGGAGGTTTTGGCGGAGGCCATGGCGGAATGAATATGGATGATATTTTCAGCCAGTTTGGTGATATTTTTGGCGGTGGTTTTGGCGGTTTCAGTGGTAACGGTGGTGGAAGAGGCGGAGTACGTCGTGCAAAAGGAAGTAATCTTCGTATAAAAGTAAAATTGACATTGGAAGAAATAGCCAATGGAGTAGAGAAAAAAGTAAAGGTAAAACGTAAAGTTCAAGCACCTGGTGTATCTTACAAAACGTGTTCGACTTGTAACGGTCAAGGACAAGTAATGCGAGTTACCAATACTATTTTAGGAAGAATGCAATCCGCTTCAACCTGTCCTACTTGTGGTGGTTCTGGTCAAATTTTAGACAAAAAACCAGCTGAAGCAGATTCACAAGGAATGATTCTTGAAGATGAAACGGTTTCTATAAAAATTCCTGCAGGAGTTGTTGACGGAATGCAATTGAAAGTTTCTAATAAAGGGAACGATGCTCCAGGTAATAGTATTCCAGGAGATTTAATTGTAGCGATTGAAGAAGTTGAACATGAGTTCTTGAAACGCGAAGGAGAGAATTTGCATTATGATTTATATGTGAGTTTTTCGGAAGCAGTGCTTGGAATTTCAAAAGATATTGAAGCTATAAATGGTAAAGTAAGAATTAAATTAGAAGAAGGAATTCAATCTGGTAAAATTCTTAGACTTAAAGGAAAAGGAATACCAAGTCTTAACGGATACGGAAATGGAGATTTATTAGTTCATGTTAATGTTTGGACACCAAAAACATTAAACAAAGAGCAAAAGCAGTTTTTTGAAAAAAATATTGCGGATGAGAATTTTATCCCTAATCCTGAAAAATCAGACAAATCATTTTTCGAGAAAGTTAAAGATATGTTCTCTTAA
- the hisS gene encoding histidine--tRNA ligase has product MASKPSIPKGTRDFSPAEVAKRQYIIQIIKSNFEKFGFQPIETPSFENSETLMGKYGEEGDRLIFKILNSGDYLAKANATHLENKDSTKLTSSISEKALRYDLTVPFARYVVQHQNDIEFPFKRYQIQPVWRADRPQKGRFREFFQCDADVVGSKSLWQEVELVQLYDTVFTALGLEGVTIKINNRKILSGIAEVIGASDKLIDFTVALDKLDKIGEDGVKKEMIEKGISEEAIAKVQPLFNFTGTISEKINQLSVLLAESEEGIKGVEELRFICDNVTALGLSTAILDLDVTLARGLNYYTGAIFEVAPPKSVSMGSIGGGGRYDDLTGIFGLKNMSGVGISFGLDRIYLVVEELNLFPDTVRATSKALFINYGEKEAFYAMKAIKELRNSGLKVELYPDNAKVAKQFQHADKRNIPFAVIVGDQEMNTNTFSLKNLSTGEQVSLDFEGLKKRLA; this is encoded by the coding sequence ATGGCATCAAAACCGAGCATTCCAAAAGGAACCAGAGATTTTTCACCAGCTGAGGTGGCAAAACGTCAATATATTATTCAGATTATAAAAAGCAATTTCGAAAAATTTGGATTCCAACCTATAGAAACTCCTTCTTTTGAAAATTCTGAAACCTTAATGGGGAAATATGGAGAGGAAGGCGATCGTTTGATTTTTAAAATATTAAACTCTGGAGATTATTTGGCGAAAGCCAATGCAACCCATTTGGAAAACAAAGACAGTACTAAATTAACGTCAAGCATTTCAGAAAAAGCGTTGCGTTATGATTTAACAGTTCCGTTTGCGCGTTATGTGGTGCAACACCAAAATGATATTGAGTTTCCGTTCAAGCGATACCAAATCCAACCCGTTTGGCGTGCGGATCGCCCGCAAAAAGGACGTTTTAGAGAGTTTTTTCAGTGTGATGCGGATGTAGTAGGTTCTAAATCATTGTGGCAGGAAGTAGAATTAGTACAGTTATATGATACTGTTTTTACCGCTTTGGGTTTAGAAGGTGTAACTATTAAAATCAATAACCGAAAAATATTATCTGGAATTGCCGAAGTAATTGGTGCTTCTGATAAATTAATAGATTTTACCGTAGCGCTTGATAAACTAGATAAAATAGGAGAAGACGGTGTTAAAAAAGAAATGATTGAGAAAGGAATTTCGGAGGAAGCGATTGCAAAAGTGCAGCCGTTATTCAATTTCACCGGAACCATTTCAGAGAAAATAAATCAACTTTCTGTTTTGCTTGCTGAGTCTGAAGAAGGAATAAAAGGAGTGGAAGAATTGCGTTTCATTTGTGATAATGTTACGGCACTTGGGTTGTCAACAGCAATTTTGGATTTAGATGTAACCTTAGCTAGAGGACTTAATTATTATACAGGGGCTATATTTGAAGTGGCTCCGCCAAAATCAGTTTCGATGGGTTCTATTGGTGGTGGAGGTAGATACGATGATTTGACTGGAATTTTTGGACTCAAAAATATGAGCGGTGTTGGAATTTCCTTTGGTTTAGACCGAATTTATTTGGTTGTTGAAGAACTAAATTTATTTCCAGACACGGTTAGAGCTACATCCAAAGCCTTGTTTATCAATTATGGTGAGAAAGAAGCTTTTTATGCGATGAAAGCTATAAAAGAATTGAGAAATTCAGGTTTGAAAGTGGAACTTTATCCAGATAATGCTAAAGTAGCGAAACAATTTCAACATGCTGATAAGAGAAATATTCCTTTTGCCGTTATTGTAGGCGATCAAGAGATGAATACAAATACTTTTTCATTAAAGAATTTAAGTACTGGTGAGCAAGTTTCACTTGATTTTGAAGGATTGAAAAAGAGATTGGCTTAA